A window of Limosilactobacillus reuteri genomic DNA:
TCAGAAGCCTGAGCCCATGCCTTGTGGACAAATTCGGTATCCTCAGAAACAGAGTAAATTTCGGCATTTGCTTTCTTGAAGTCTTCGTACTTATCTTGCAAAGCTTCCAATTCAGTTGGACAAACAAATGAAAAGTCAGCTGGGTAGAAGAAGAAAATACTCCACTTACCTAAAACATCCCTCTTGGATACTTCGGTTGTCTCACCATCATGATAAGCATTTACCTTAAAATCTTCAATTTCATGTCCTACAAAGTTCATGTATATCCTCTCCTTAAATTAGAATTATTCTTAACTACAGCTCTTAGTATAACCTTTTTATGCTAATTTGCAAGTAATTTTAGAATAATTCTAAAAAGATTAAATTTCCTTGCCGAAGATTTTCGCCTTAATCGCCTGTCCAGTTGGGGTTCCAGCTAGTCCACCGAGACCCGTTTCCCGTAATTCAACTGGCATTGACCGGCCAACTTTATCAAGCGCAGAAATACATTCATCGGCCGGGATCATACTCGTACAACCAGCGAGTGCCATATCCGCCGCAATCAATGCGTTTCCGGCCCCAATCGCATTTCGTTTAACGCAAGGGATTTCTACCAAACCGGCAATCGGGTCACATACCAAGCCTAACAAGTTACTAAGAGCAATTGCCAAAGCTTGACTACTTTGTTCCGGAGTACCACCTGCTACTTCAACAGCCGCCGCGGCAGCCATTGCTGATGCTGAACCAACTTCTTCTTGACAGCCACCTGTCGCACCAGCAATTCCCGCATGATTGGCAATAATTAAGCCCAATCCACCAGCAGTAAATAAGAAGCGAATCATCTGATCTTCACTAAGGCCTAATCGTTGTTCTAACATAAAAAGAGCGCCAGGAAGAGTCCCGGATGAACCGGCAGTCGGGGTTGCACAGATGACTCCCATTGCTGCGTTAACCTCGTTAGTTGCGATCGCATTTTCCACGGCAGCCATCATAACATCACCAGAGAGGGTCTTTCTTTCTGCGCGATATTTTTTCAGCTTAATCGCTTCGCCTCCAGTTAGACCAGTTTTTGACCGAACTCCCAGCTCATTTTCACCTTGTTTAATTGCGGCTCGCATCGTCAGTAAGTTTGATCGCATCCGTTGCCAGACTTCTTTTCGATTGCTACCGGATTCATGACATTCTGCCTCAATCACTAGTTCGGACAATGCTTTTTGCTGAATTTCTGCAGTTCGCACTAAATCTTTAACACTTTGATACATCGCTCTTTCTCCTAAAGACAAATTGCAGCCGGGTACTTCTTTTCAAAATAAGCAATCGTCGCTGGCTGCATCGGTTTCTTAATATCGTAAACATAGATATCACAATCATCTGCCCGTAATACTTGCCGCCGGGTAAATGGTGCTTTTTCTTCCAAATCAGTATTGATCGCCAGTGCATTGGCCATCTGTTTACTATAATCGCGAAAGATAACAATTGGTAAGGGACCCGCTGGTAAAATATCTACACCATCAAGGCTAATAGCCCTAATTTCAATTATCCCGCCACCAATCGAACAACCGGCAACCGTTAACCTCGTCTTGTCACCAGTCATTTGAAGAATGGCTGTGTTAGGATGGTGAATCGGGCTTTCACCCTCTTCTTCAACAAAGCGAAGATCTATTCCTCTTTGGCGAGCAATCATTGGCGCCGACGGAACTCGCGAATCATCTGGCGAAAATCCTAGCAATCCCGCCGCAATTGCATAGTCTGTGCCATGGCCACGATGCGTCTGGGCAAAAGATCCATAATAGTGAACGGTTACTTTAGGTGGAACCATGCCAAAAAGCTTATTTGCGACTCGACCAATCTTGACCGCCCCTGCAGTATGCGAACTAGAAGGACCAATCATTACTGGTCCAATAATGTCAAAAACACTTTTATAGTTATTTTTCATGTTGTTGTTCCCTTAAAAATAAAATAGAGGTTGAAATAAAAACCATGTTTTTCTCAACCTCTTCATTATAATTACTTTTTCTTTTTATGAAAGCCAAGAAATGACCAGAAACCGCGATGACCACCAGATTTTTTCTTCGGTTTCTTTTCTGCTTTTCGATCTTCTTTGGCAGCTTTTTCAGCGAATGCTTTTTGCTTGGCGAGAATTGCTTCCCGCTTTTGCCGCTCTTTTTCAGCCTCTTTCATTAATTGTGGCCGCATCTGTTCCATTGTATCAAACATTGTTGCCACCTTAATAGCTGTCTTATTGGCTAAAGCTTGATCAGTATTTGAAGCCACTTCAATATTATGGGCTGCTGCAATCTCGTGTTCCCAGTATTGTTGTGTCTTAATAGGTAAACCAGTAAACTCCTGGCTCCGTAAGAACTGACCTGCTCGTGATAACTGCATCTTCAACGAATGCTTATCCGTTTGCTGACCATTTAGTGCTTTTCGCGAATTATAAATTGCTTGATCAACAAGGTCAACCATTGCTTGTGGTTCATTATATCCCTCTTTATGCTCTTGAAGGACATCCTCCCCCATTCTAATCGCTTCATCATAAAGGCCTTTAGAACGATCAGTCCCATTAAAGTATTTATATGTTTGCCTTACACGTACTTGATCAGCTACATCTTTACTTAGTTGATCAAAAACTACTTTTTCGTTCATTAGATTTCCACCGCCCGACTTTACTCGTCTGCTATTCTTAGTATAGCAGTTATTGATCGCGAACGAAGCTAAAATGTCAATTTTTTTAGAAGATTATCGAAAAATTTACCCGCTCGCCAGTTTGAGCAAAGTGTAATTAAGCTATTATTAGTCCTAATTTTCATCCATTATTCAAAAAAGGAGCTATCGAGAAGAATATTTCTCGACAACTCCTTATAAAAATAAGATTTAACTTACCAACTAGCCTTACGAACACCAGGGATTTGACCCTTGTGTGCTAGTTCACGGAACTTAATCCGTGACATTCCAAACTTACGCATGTAAGCATGTGGTCGGCCATCGTAACGGTCACGGTTGTGAAGACGAACCGCACTAGAGTTACGAGGAAGTTTGGATAAACCGATGTAGTCGCCCTTCGCCTTTAATTCTTTGCGCTTTTCAGCGTATTTCTTTACTAAAGCTTCTTGGTGATGTAATTTAGCAATCTTTGACTTTTTTGCCATTAAGTAGTTCTCCTTTTATAT
This region includes:
- the sdaAA gene encoding L-serine ammonia-lyase, iron-sulfur-dependent, subunit alpha, coding for MYQSVKDLVRTAEIQQKALSELVIEAECHESGSNRKEVWQRMRSNLLTMRAAIKQGENELGVRSKTGLTGGEAIKLKKYRAERKTLSGDVMMAAVENAIATNEVNAAMGVICATPTAGSSGTLPGALFMLEQRLGLSEDQMIRFLFTAGGLGLIIANHAGIAGATGGCQEEVGSASAMAAAAAVEVAGGTPEQSSQALAIALSNLLGLVCDPIAGLVEIPCVKRNAIGAGNALIAADMALAGCTSMIPADECISALDKVGRSMPVELRETGLGGLAGTPTGQAIKAKIFGKEI
- a CDS encoding serine dehydratase beta chain: MKNNYKSVFDIIGPVMIGPSSSHTAGAVKIGRVANKLFGMVPPKVTVHYYGSFAQTHRGHGTDYAIAAGLLGFSPDDSRVPSAPMIARQRGIDLRFVEEEGESPIHHPNTAILQMTGDKTRLTVAGCSIGGGIIEIRAISLDGVDILPAGPLPIVIFRDYSKQMANALAINTDLEEKAPFTRRQVLRADDCDIYVYDIKKPMQPATIAYFEKKYPAAICL
- the rpsN gene encoding 30S ribosomal protein S14 — translated: MAKKSKIAKLHHQEALVKKYAEKRKELKAKGDYIGLSKLPRNSSAVRLHNRDRYDGRPHAYMRKFGMSRIKFRELAHKGQIPGVRKASW